From Pseudofrankia saprophytica, a single genomic window includes:
- a CDS encoding recombinase family protein: MEKLSSNVEQASQKKAVIYLRVGRTPGWEAAIDRQRQECEDLASQLGAQVTGVYADHGGSGRFGDRPGLQKLLGDLRRSRDVSWFLVASRDKLGRNITDNRGVRLALDGLGVRLVSAAEGVPSHAPTEVDRFAAQVHSTVAELYRHRSAR, from the coding sequence ATGGAAAAGCTATCATCAAATGTCGAACAGGCTTCGCAGAAGAAGGCCGTCATCTACCTGCGGGTAGGGCGTACGCCGGGGTGGGAAGCCGCCATCGACCGCCAGCGCCAGGAGTGCGAGGACCTCGCCAGCCAGCTGGGTGCGCAGGTCACCGGCGTCTACGCCGATCACGGTGGCTCCGGCAGGTTCGGCGACCGGCCGGGCCTACAGAAGCTGCTGGGCGACCTGAGACGAAGCCGTGATGTGTCCTGGTTCCTCGTGGCCTCCCGCGACAAGCTGGGCCGGAACATTACTGACAATCGGGGCGTCCGACTTGCGTTGGACGGACTCGGGGTGCGGCTCGTGAGCGCCGCCGAAGGCGTGCCGAGTCACGCACCAACCGAGGTGGACCGCTTCGCGGCGCAGGTCCACAGCACCGTGGCCGAGCTGTACCGCCACCGGAGCGCCCGGTGA
- a CDS encoding PaaI family thioesterase, giving the protein MTVETGADGATQGGAPAGQAELVAALNLHRGELNERMGIELLEAAPERVVGRMPVEGNRQPYGLLHGGASVVLAETVGSMAAMLNAGPENAAVGLEINASHHRAATTGWVTAVATRLHAGRSVATFEIKITDDDGRPVCTCRLTCVLRSRPPAGGAIPGIPGSR; this is encoded by the coding sequence GTGACTGTCGAGACGGGCGCGGACGGTGCCACCCAGGGCGGAGCGCCGGCCGGCCAGGCCGAGCTGGTCGCCGCCCTGAACCTGCACCGCGGCGAGCTGAACGAGCGCATGGGCATCGAGCTGCTCGAGGCGGCGCCGGAGCGCGTGGTCGGCCGGATGCCGGTGGAGGGCAACCGGCAGCCGTACGGGCTGCTGCACGGCGGCGCGTCGGTGGTGCTGGCGGAGACGGTCGGCTCGATGGCGGCGATGCTCAACGCGGGCCCCGAGAACGCGGCCGTCGGCCTCGAGATCAACGCCTCCCACCACCGGGCGGCGACCACCGGCTGGGTCACGGCGGTCGCGACCCGCCTGCACGCCGGTCGCTCGGTGGCGACGTTCGAGATCAAGATCACGGACGACGACGGCCGCCCGGTCTGCACCTGCCGGCTGACCTGCGTGCTCCGGTCCAGGCCGCCCGCCGGCGGCGCCATCCCCGGCATCCCCGGCAGCAGGTAG
- a CDS encoding ABC transporter ATP-binding protein yields the protein MTVPEPGRRTPAVVPARPGPRVGWKPDAPTVPAPGSTPPPRPILDLAGVTLRVGGLTCLADVSLRQRRGTVLAVVGPNGAGKTALLDCLTGSRRPSRGSAHFWPARGPGGPVELFGRSAPAVARLGIARTFRETRLFDQLTVLDNVRVGVEAAARGGTRRALVPGTPGRGGIRAARSAARELLDLVGLADRAAEPAAGLPRGARRRLEVASALGTRPSLLLLDEPAAGVPAAERAWLAELVGQVQARGVSVLLAEHDPRLALAVADTVVVLEAGAVVATGTPAEVVGSLAALGAYRAPSPAGT from the coding sequence GTGACCGTCCCGGAGCCGGGCCGCCGGACCCCGGCGGTGGTGCCGGCTCGCCCTGGTCCGCGCGTCGGCTGGAAGCCGGACGCGCCGACCGTGCCCGCGCCAGGCTCGACGCCGCCGCCGCGGCCGATTCTCGACCTGGCGGGGGTGACGCTGCGCGTCGGCGGGCTCACCTGCCTCGCGGACGTCTCGCTGCGTCAGCGGCGCGGCACGGTGCTGGCCGTGGTCGGCCCGAACGGCGCGGGCAAGACGGCGCTGCTCGACTGCCTGACCGGGAGCCGGCGCCCGAGCCGCGGCAGCGCCCACTTCTGGCCGGCGCGCGGCCCCGGCGGGCCGGTCGAGCTGTTCGGGCGGTCGGCACCGGCGGTGGCCCGGCTGGGCATCGCCCGCACCTTCCGGGAGACCAGGCTGTTCGACCAGCTCACCGTGCTGGACAACGTCCGGGTCGGCGTCGAGGCGGCGGCGCGCGGCGGCACCCGCCGGGCGCTGGTCCCCGGGACGCCTGGGCGCGGGGGGATCCGCGCGGCCCGGTCCGCGGCGCGGGAGCTGCTGGACCTCGTCGGGCTCGCCGACCGGGCGGCCGAGCCGGCGGCCGGCCTGCCCCGCGGCGCGCGCCGGCGGCTCGAGGTCGCCAGCGCGCTGGGCACCCGTCCGTCGTTGCTGTTGCTGGACGAGCCGGCCGCCGGCGTCCCGGCCGCCGAGCGGGCCTGGCTCGCCGAGCTGGTCGGCCAGGTCCAGGCCCGCGGCGTGAGCGTCCTGCTCGCCGAGCACGACCCGCGCCTGGCCCTGGCGGTCGCCGACACGGTCGTCGTCCTCGAGGCCGGCGCCGTGGTCGCGACCGGCACGCCGGCCGAGGTCGTCGGCAGCCTTGCCGCCCTCGGGGCGTACCGGGCACCGAGCCCCGCCGGGACCTGA
- a CDS encoding recombinase family protein: MDLAIAEPERSKRAVIYLRVSTAKQVKRDDDPDGCSLPAQRDACEHKAESLDAEVVAEFVDRGESAKTADRREFQKMLVFVKQQGDIDYVILDKVDRFARNRRDDANIMFELKTVGTTLVSVKENIDETPGGQLLHAIMAGIAEFYSRNLATEALKGMTQKAKFGGTPGRAPVGYLNTRQRIEGREVAIVIIDPERAPLIRWAFEAYATGEWTIRTITEALAEKGLKALPHGPKVPGPLAPSHVSRVLRNRYYIGKVLFNGTEYEGRHEPLISDSLFQRVQEVLKAHDLAGEKQRVHNHYLKGTVACAWCGSRLCITRAKQYFYLFCLGRHQRRTDCTMPYLSVEAVEQAVERYYASVRFTEAEQDEIRTQLRAELDRQHAQSDPELQWAKRRVAELTEERRRLARGVVTGSIPEDLAHEEQARIARELRGAQNLLVAAETVYESVEETLRLALAWVGRCGDVYQAADARIRRLSNQAIFKKLLVEPDDDGPVVTGVVLREPYASLAGTAFQRATIDRTPASDAANLGHDLVPGRDLERGRGSKEINLVARVGFEPTLSVV; this comes from the coding sequence ATGGACCTCGCCATAGCCGAGCCGGAACGCAGCAAGCGAGCCGTGATCTACCTTCGGGTGTCGACTGCCAAACAGGTGAAGCGTGACGATGACCCAGACGGCTGCTCTCTCCCCGCCCAACGCGACGCCTGTGAGCACAAAGCTGAGAGCCTGGACGCTGAGGTGGTTGCGGAGTTCGTTGACCGGGGTGAGTCGGCCAAGACCGCTGACCGGCGTGAGTTCCAGAAGATGCTGGTCTTCGTCAAGCAGCAAGGCGACATCGATTACGTCATCCTGGACAAGGTGGACCGCTTCGCCCGCAACCGACGGGACGACGCCAACATCATGTTCGAGCTGAAGACCGTGGGTACGACGCTGGTCAGCGTCAAGGAAAACATCGACGAGACCCCCGGAGGGCAGCTGCTGCACGCCATCATGGCGGGCATTGCCGAGTTCTACTCCCGCAACCTCGCCACCGAAGCCCTGAAGGGCATGACCCAGAAGGCGAAATTTGGCGGGACGCCAGGCCGGGCCCCGGTCGGCTACCTCAACACCCGGCAGCGCATCGAGGGCCGCGAAGTCGCCATCGTCATTATCGACCCGGAGCGGGCACCGCTCATCCGGTGGGCCTTCGAGGCCTACGCCACGGGGGAGTGGACCATCCGCACCATCACCGAAGCCTTGGCCGAGAAGGGACTTAAGGCCCTGCCACACGGCCCCAAGGTGCCGGGGCCGCTGGCCCCCTCCCACGTCTCGCGAGTCCTGCGTAACCGGTACTACATCGGCAAAGTGCTCTTCAACGGCACCGAGTACGAAGGGCGCCATGAGCCCCTCATCTCGGACAGCCTCTTCCAGCGCGTCCAGGAGGTACTGAAGGCCCACGACCTGGCAGGGGAGAAGCAGCGCGTCCACAACCACTACCTCAAGGGCACCGTCGCCTGCGCTTGGTGTGGCAGCCGCCTGTGCATCACGAGGGCCAAGCAGTACTTCTACCTCTTCTGCTTGGGCCGTCACCAGCGCCGCACCGACTGCACCATGCCCTACCTGAGCGTGGAGGCCGTCGAGCAGGCAGTGGAGCGCTACTACGCCAGCGTCCGCTTCACCGAAGCCGAGCAGGACGAGATCCGCACCCAGCTCCGCGCGGAGCTTGATCGCCAGCATGCGCAGTCCGACCCGGAGCTTCAGTGGGCCAAGCGTCGGGTCGCGGAGTTGACCGAAGAGCGGCGGCGACTCGCCCGGGGTGTCGTGACTGGCAGCATCCCGGAGGATCTGGCACACGAAGAGCAAGCGCGGATCGCCAGGGAGCTACGGGGTGCCCAGAACCTCCTCGTTGCCGCCGAGACGGTCTACGAAAGCGTCGAGGAGACCTTGAGGCTGGCTCTGGCCTGGGTCGGCCGCTGCGGCGACGTCTACCAGGCAGCCGACGCCCGCATCCGCCGCCTGAGCAACCAGGCGATCTTCAAGAAGCTCCTCGTGGAGCCAGACGACGATGGCCCCGTGGTCACGGGTGTCGTGCTCAGGGAGCCCTACGCCAGCCTGGCCGGCACCGCCTTCCAGCGCGCGACCATCGACCGGACACCGGCCTCAGACGCAGCGAACCTCGGCCACGATCTTGTTCCCGGAAGGGATCTTGAGCGTGGGCGAGGTTCGAAAGAGATCAATTTGGTAGCCCGGGTGGGATTCGAACCCACACTGTCGGTGGTTTGA
- a CDS encoding branched-chain amino acid ABC transporter substrate-binding protein: protein MTREHRPDGADDGDRDDEGHGHGQSRGQGQGQGQIQGQSQGLEGQGQQEQSLQNQGLQNQGQQDQGAMGPAGSPLRRVGRWLSGSARGGEIVATDPVVGGGVDPDGPLVPGWQAAKAWFAAAGRWVRRSALATGAWVGRRGRTRRGRAALAGLLALLVALPTGLTLGLLTLRDGGGADGGPGGSRGPLVLRLGVMAPLSGDLGNIGGAVRDAVTLAVDEVNKDQAIPGWKVELVAKDDLSRPDGGAAAAEAFGKESSLIGVVGPLSSNVARIAVPVLDAAGVPVVSPSNSAPELTAQDEPARTRKRPYDRYFRLSGSDALQAKAGADYAVHTLRRTRIIVVDGGPSYGDTLAGRFASYALAAGAQVLTTYQVKGDGADGKEVQEVAEGIQELSPDLVYTTTGYLFASALRQRLADEAISVPLMGTDAMLSARYLDSAGEAAEGDLATDLAVPLSRLPAAGAFAAEYLKRWGPVVGGPEQPAIPDKKSASPTPSSPSAGPSGSVALPGAGAPRPGGSGEQGGGGQGLGTAGTPRADDSGADGAGAGADGSGRGDEPPAVTDQEADMIPALAAYAYDSARALLRAAAVVLPGRAAIDDATRAAIAAQIARGSFAGVTGQVAFDAFGDRRDPPAVIYAIANGRFVPTVLPAR, encoded by the coding sequence GTGACCCGCGAGCACAGGCCTGACGGCGCGGACGACGGCGACCGCGACGACGAGGGCCACGGGCACGGCCAGAGCCGGGGTCAGGGTCAGGGTCAGGGTCAGATCCAAGGGCAGAGCCAGGGGCTGGAGGGTCAGGGCCAGCAGGAACAGAGCCTGCAGAACCAGGGCCTGCAGAACCAGGGCCAGCAGGATCAGGGTGCCATGGGCCCGGCCGGGTCGCCGCTGCGACGGGTGGGGCGGTGGCTCTCCGGGAGCGCCCGGGGCGGCGAGATCGTCGCCACCGATCCGGTGGTGGGCGGCGGCGTCGATCCGGACGGTCCGCTGGTGCCGGGCTGGCAGGCCGCCAAGGCGTGGTTCGCGGCGGCGGGGCGGTGGGTGCGGCGCTCCGCGCTGGCGACGGGCGCCTGGGTCGGCCGGCGCGGCCGGACGCGGCGCGGGCGGGCGGCGCTGGCGGGGCTGCTAGCCCTGCTGGTCGCCCTCCCGACGGGCCTGACGCTCGGCCTGCTCACGCTGCGCGACGGCGGCGGCGCCGACGGCGGGCCGGGCGGCTCGCGCGGGCCGCTGGTGCTTCGGCTCGGGGTGATGGCGCCGCTGTCCGGTGACCTCGGCAACATCGGCGGGGCGGTGCGCGACGCGGTGACGCTCGCCGTCGACGAGGTCAACAAGGACCAGGCGATTCCCGGCTGGAAGGTCGAGCTGGTCGCCAAGGACGACCTCTCTCGGCCGGACGGCGGCGCCGCGGCCGCGGAGGCGTTCGGCAAGGAATCGTCGCTGATCGGGGTCGTCGGGCCGCTCAGCTCCAACGTCGCCCGCATCGCCGTGCCGGTGCTGGATGCCGCTGGCGTCCCGGTCGTCTCGCCGTCCAACAGCGCGCCGGAACTGACCGCGCAGGACGAGCCGGCCCGCACCCGCAAGCGTCCCTACGACCGCTATTTCCGGCTCAGCGGCAGCGACGCGCTGCAGGCGAAGGCGGGCGCCGACTACGCCGTGCACACCCTGCGGCGGACCAGGATCATCGTCGTCGACGGCGGCCCCAGCTACGGCGACACGCTCGCCGGGCGCTTCGCCAGTTACGCCCTCGCGGCCGGCGCCCAGGTGCTGACCACCTACCAGGTGAAGGGCGACGGCGCCGACGGGAAAGAGGTCCAGGAGGTCGCCGAGGGCATCCAGGAGCTCAGTCCGGACCTCGTGTACACCACCACCGGCTACCTGTTCGCCAGCGCGCTGCGCCAGCGTCTGGCGGACGAGGCGATCTCGGTTCCCCTCATGGGAACCGACGCCATGCTCAGCGCGCGCTACCTCGACTCCGCCGGCGAGGCGGCCGAGGGGGACCTCGCCACCGACCTCGCGGTGCCGCTGTCCCGCCTGCCCGCCGCCGGCGCCTTCGCCGCCGAGTACCTGAAGCGCTGGGGGCCGGTCGTCGGCGGTCCCGAGCAGCCCGCCATTCCTGACAAGAAGTCCGCCTCGCCGACGCCGTCCTCCCCGTCGGCTGGACCGTCCGGTTCGGTGGCCCTGCCGGGGGCCGGCGCCCCGCGTCCGGGTGGGAGCGGCGAGCAGGGCGGGGGTGGGCAGGGCCTGGGCACGGCGGGTACGCCGCGCGCCGATGACTCCGGCGCGGACGGCGCGGGCGCTGGCGCGGATGGCTCGGGCCGTGGCGACGAGCCGCCGGCGGTGACCGACCAGGAGGCGGACATGATCCCGGCCCTGGCCGCCTATGCCTACGACTCCGCGCGCGCCCTCCTGCGCGCCGCCGCCGTCGTCCTCCCCGGCCGGGCGGCCATCGACGACGCGACCAGGGCGGCGATCGCCGCCCAGATCGCCCGCGGCTCGTTCGCCGGCGTCACCGGCCAGGTCGCGTTCGACGCCTTCGGTGACCGCCGCGACCCGCCCGCCGTGATCTACGCGATCGCCAACGGCCGCTTCGTCCCGACGGTCCTCCCAGCCAGATAG
- a CDS encoding branched-chain amino acid ABC transporter permease: protein MSPDEPAAGEALAGMPSVAERVAQLRAAGAPPDAVADAMAGSAAGGAATTGPAPPGVRPDDSVPRPPEPARRRGPGDVVGGDGDTARPGRWWRRLGGCLVLSALAALVTGPSGNADRPLAGTRGSLAGERGALFLAAALLTWAGLTCWPLLRGPAGRLTASLAGIAAEWADDARDRSGSRHRRPRRSRWGRAARRRPSLDEAASRRGRIAVEAEPAGRSGPPPIPIPAPMPEQRAVEDHAVPPTDRTWAVRSKWGDGPARPVAAEPAPAERVARSSVEPTPAGTSARGPWHRGRWYRRPWARGAGYALALGAAVGAPLLVSTTALQVMVNDIGLYALLALGLSITVGRAGVLDLGSVAFCAIGAYTATYLCAPGAMPWHAPFTVSALAAMPIAMAAAGLVGLVLGAPLLRRHADLLAIVTLGFGGVVQLLANNAEGITGGAGGVFGVQAPSVRIGGVHYAFGLDPLPYYYLLLGLIVLVLVVLAGWDRSRAGRACAAFQQDELAAEALGVRVIRTRLLAFAAGASVAGLAGAVLATKQFFNPQTFSPQASMLVLTVVVAGGVGSRLGAVLGAVVLQGLAFLLRDHVPAADRFLYFGALVMIMTVFRPGRLLPALHRPAARRGTAP, encoded by the coding sequence ATGAGTCCGGACGAGCCGGCGGCGGGGGAGGCGCTGGCGGGCATGCCGTCGGTCGCCGAGCGGGTGGCCCAGCTGCGCGCCGCGGGCGCGCCGCCGGACGCCGTGGCGGATGCCATGGCGGGCAGTGCGGCGGGCGGCGCGGCGACGACTGGTCCTGCGCCGCCCGGCGTCCGACCGGATGACTCCGTTCCGCGACCCCCCGAGCCCGCGCGGCGGCGCGGCCCCGGGGACGTCGTCGGTGGGGACGGGGACACGGCGAGGCCGGGCCGGTGGTGGCGCCGGCTGGGTGGGTGCCTGGTGCTCTCGGCGCTGGCCGCGCTGGTGACCGGGCCGTCCGGGAACGCCGACCGGCCGCTCGCCGGGACCCGTGGGTCGCTGGCGGGCGAGCGCGGCGCGCTCTTCCTCGCCGCCGCGCTGCTGACCTGGGCGGGGCTGACCTGCTGGCCGCTGCTGCGCGGCCCGGCCGGCCGCCTGACCGCGTCCCTGGCGGGGATCGCGGCCGAATGGGCGGACGACGCCCGGGACCGGTCGGGGTCGCGCCACCGCCGGCCGAGGCGCTCGCGGTGGGGAAGGGCCGCCCGGCGGCGCCCGTCGCTGGACGAGGCGGCCTCGCGGCGGGGCCGGATCGCCGTCGAGGCCGAGCCGGCGGGCCGGAGCGGGCCACCGCCGATTCCGATACCGGCGCCGATGCCGGAGCAGCGCGCGGTCGAGGATCACGCTGTGCCGCCCACGGACCGGACCTGGGCGGTCCGGTCGAAATGGGGAGACGGGCCCGCTCGGCCGGTGGCGGCCGAGCCAGCACCGGCCGAGCGGGTGGCGAGGAGCTCCGTCGAACCCACGCCCGCCGGGACCTCGGCTCGGGGACCGTGGCATCGGGGCCGTTGGTACCGGCGCCCATGGGCGCGGGGTGCCGGGTACGCGCTGGCGCTGGGGGCGGCGGTGGGCGCGCCGCTGCTGGTCTCGACCACGGCGCTGCAGGTGATGGTCAACGACATCGGGCTGTACGCGCTGCTCGCGCTGGGGCTGAGCATCACCGTCGGCCGGGCCGGCGTGCTCGATCTCGGCTCCGTCGCCTTCTGCGCGATCGGCGCCTATACCGCGACGTACCTGTGTGCTCCGGGCGCGATGCCCTGGCACGCGCCGTTCACCGTCTCTGCGCTGGCCGCGATGCCGATCGCGATGGCCGCCGCGGGCCTCGTCGGCCTCGTGCTGGGCGCGCCGCTCCTGCGCCGGCACGCCGACCTGTTGGCGATCGTCACCCTCGGCTTCGGCGGGGTCGTCCAGCTGCTCGCGAACAACGCCGAGGGGATCACCGGCGGTGCCGGCGGCGTGTTCGGGGTGCAGGCGCCGTCGGTGCGGATCGGCGGCGTCCACTACGCCTTCGGGCTGGACCCGTTGCCGTACTACTACCTGCTGCTCGGCCTGATCGTGCTGGTCCTCGTCGTGCTCGCAGGCTGGGACCGGTCGCGGGCCGGCCGGGCCTGCGCCGCGTTCCAGCAGGACGAGCTGGCCGCCGAGGCCCTGGGCGTCCGCGTCATCCGGACGAGGCTGCTGGCCTTCGCGGCCGGCGCGTCGGTCGCCGGCCTCGCCGGCGCGGTCCTCGCGACCAAGCAGTTCTTCAACCCGCAGACGTTCAGCCCACAGGCGTCGATGCTCGTGCTGACGGTGGTCGTCGCGGGCGGAGTGGGCTCGCGCCTCGGCGCCGTCCTCGGCGCCGTCGTCCTGCAGGGCCTGGCCTTCCTCCTGCGCGACCACGTGCCAGCCGCGGACCGGTTCCTCTATTTCGGCGCCCTCGTCATGATCATGACGGTCTTCCGGCCTGGACGCCTCCTTCCCGCGCTCCACCGGCCCGCCGCCCGACGCGGCACGGCGCCGTGA
- a CDS encoding branched-chain amino acid ABC transporter permease, with protein sequence MGSGGQVARLAIDGLTVGALYALIALGYTLVYGVLRLVNLAHGEVFMLGAFGGLYAARALMPAGVAGGGPGVLACIGLVAAGIAAGGLAGALAALGLERAAYRPLRRRGAPRIAYLVSAAGASMFAVSLAGKEFGRRDVSAPSPFTDEAVLRVAGAGVSAEALAVVVAAFGLLLAVDRLVAWSRLGRSIRAVAQDAECATLLGVDRERVVVATFVLGGLLAGAGGFLYAMTFQASYTMGFVPGIKAFAAAVLGGLGSARGALAGGLLLGLVESFGGYYLLDAGYQDVIAFVVLFAVLLLRPSGLLGARLGRPA encoded by the coding sequence GTGGGTAGCGGGGGGCAGGTCGCGCGGCTGGCCATCGACGGGCTCACGGTCGGCGCGCTCTACGCGCTGATCGCGCTCGGCTACACCCTCGTCTACGGCGTGCTGCGGCTGGTCAACCTCGCGCACGGCGAGGTGTTCATGCTCGGCGCGTTCGGCGGCCTGTACGCGGCCCGCGCACTGATGCCCGCCGGGGTTGCCGGCGGCGGTCCGGGCGTCCTGGCCTGCATCGGGCTGGTGGCGGCCGGGATCGCCGCCGGCGGCCTCGCCGGGGCGCTGGCCGCTCTCGGCCTCGAGCGGGCCGCCTACCGGCCGTTGCGCCGCCGTGGCGCGCCACGGATCGCGTATCTGGTCAGCGCCGCCGGCGCGTCGATGTTCGCCGTGAGCCTGGCCGGCAAGGAGTTCGGCCGGCGCGACGTCTCCGCTCCGAGCCCGTTCACCGACGAGGCGGTGCTGCGCGTCGCCGGCGCCGGGGTCTCCGCCGAGGCGCTGGCGGTCGTCGTCGCCGCGTTCGGCCTGCTGCTCGCCGTCGACCGCCTGGTCGCCTGGTCGAGGCTTGGGCGCTCGATCCGGGCGGTGGCGCAGGACGCCGAGTGCGCCACCCTGCTGGGCGTCGACCGCGAACGGGTGGTCGTCGCGACGTTCGTGCTCGGTGGGCTGCTCGCCGGCGCCGGCGGCTTCCTCTACGCGATGACCTTCCAGGCGTCCTACACGATGGGCTTCGTTCCCGGGATCAAGGCCTTCGCGGCCGCCGTCCTCGGTGGCCTCGGCAGCGCGCGCGGGGCGCTGGCCGGGGGCCTGTTGCTCGGCCTGGTCGAGAGCTTCGGCGGCTACTACCTGCTCGACGCGGGCTATCAGGACGTCATCGCCTTCGTCGTGCTGTTCGCCGTCCTCCTCCTGCGCCCCTCGGGCCTGCTCGGCGCCCGCCTCGGACGTCCGGCATGA
- a CDS encoding ANTAR domain-containing response regulator produces the protein MSSQPSSTPRRVLIAEDEALIRLDLREMLQEEGYEVVGEAGDGEAAVALAGKLRPDLCILDVKMPKMDGIEAGAKIAKERIAPVVILTAFSQRELVERAREAGAMAYVVKPFQKKDLLPTIEMAMSRFTEIVSLEAEVEDLQGRLEARKIIERAKGVLQTEHKMTEPDAFRWIQRTSMNQRRTMRAVAEAVLSGEALPGQ, from the coding sequence ATGAGCAGCCAGCCATCCTCGACTCCGCGCCGGGTGCTGATCGCCGAGGACGAGGCGTTGATCCGTCTCGACCTGCGCGAGATGCTGCAGGAGGAGGGCTACGAGGTCGTCGGTGAGGCCGGTGACGGTGAGGCGGCCGTCGCGCTGGCCGGCAAGCTGCGGCCCGACCTGTGCATCCTCGACGTGAAGATGCCGAAGATGGACGGCATCGAGGCCGGTGCGAAGATCGCCAAGGAGCGGATCGCCCCGGTCGTCATCCTCACCGCGTTCAGCCAGCGGGAGCTGGTCGAGCGGGCGCGGGAGGCCGGCGCGATGGCCTACGTCGTCAAGCCGTTCCAGAAGAAGGACCTGCTGCCGACGATCGAGATGGCGATGAGCCGGTTCACGGAGATCGTGAGCCTGGAGGCCGAGGTCGAGGACCTGCAGGGCCGGCTGGAGGCTCGCAAGATCATCGAGCGGGCCAAGGGCGTGCTGCAGACCGAGCACAAGATGACCGAGCCGGACGCGTTCCGCTGGATCCAGCGGACCTCGATGAACCAGCGCCGCACGATGCGCGCGGTCGCCGAGGCGGTCCTCTCCGGGGAGGCCCTCCCCGGCCAGTGA
- a CDS encoding branched-chain amino acid ABC transporter substrate-binding protein: MGGLGRRLRLLGAVAAMAAVAVAAAGCGGGGDDGAGAKKQFAIGFQGPLSGENQQLGINAYDGVLTAVDAANRSGTLPFTLRIVASDDQGSPEQGPTAAQKLVDNSQVVAVVGPIFSGATKSSEPLYSQADLLSVSPSATNPQLTSLGFDSFFRVIAPDTVQGTAAADYIAKALKAKRVFSLDDRSDYGTGLSTALEKALKAEKVTVTHDSVNPTKDYISEATKIISNGPDAVYYSGYYAEFALLVKALRGKGYEGKILAGDGSNDDQLIEQAGAGITEGTLLTCACGDANSDPKAASFVSEFKRVNSGIKPGTYSGEAYDATQAIISVLAREGTGATRASVLRDFRAVDMPGVTKQIKFDSHGEVAGSTVYVYEVRDGKRVVLGPTTALLKP; encoded by the coding sequence ATGGGTGGTCTGGGGCGGCGGCTTCGGCTGCTGGGAGCCGTCGCGGCGATGGCCGCGGTGGCGGTGGCGGCGGCCGGCTGCGGCGGTGGCGGCGACGACGGGGCCGGGGCGAAGAAACAGTTCGCGATCGGCTTCCAGGGCCCGCTGTCCGGCGAGAACCAACAGCTGGGCATCAACGCCTACGACGGCGTGCTGACAGCTGTCGACGCGGCCAACCGGAGCGGAACGCTGCCGTTCACGCTGCGCATCGTCGCCTCCGACGACCAGGGCTCCCCCGAGCAGGGCCCGACCGCCGCGCAGAAGCTCGTAGACAACTCCCAGGTCGTCGCCGTGGTCGGCCCGATCTTCTCCGGCGCGACGAAGTCCAGCGAGCCGCTGTACAGCCAGGCCGACCTGCTGTCGGTGAGTCCGTCCGCGACCAACCCGCAGCTCACCAGCCTCGGATTCGACAGCTTCTTCCGGGTGATCGCGCCCGACACCGTCCAGGGCACCGCCGCCGCGGACTACATCGCCAAGGCGCTCAAGGCAAAGCGGGTGTTCTCGCTCGACGACCGCAGCGACTACGGCACCGGCCTGTCCACGGCGCTCGAGAAGGCGCTGAAGGCCGAGAAGGTCACGGTCACCCACGACAGCGTCAACCCGACCAAGGACTACATCTCCGAGGCCACGAAGATCATATCCAACGGTCCGGACGCCGTCTACTACTCGGGGTACTACGCCGAGTTCGCGCTGCTGGTGAAGGCGCTGCGCGGCAAGGGCTACGAGGGCAAGATCCTCGCGGGCGACGGCTCGAACGACGACCAGCTCATCGAGCAGGCCGGCGCGGGCATCACCGAGGGCACGCTGCTCACCTGCGCCTGCGGCGACGCGAACTCCGACCCGAAGGCCGCGTCCTTCGTGTCCGAGTTCAAGCGGGTCAACAGCGGCATCAAGCCCGGCACCTACTCCGGCGAGGCCTACGACGCCACCCAGGCGATCATCTCCGTGCTCGCCAGGGAGGGTACGGGCGCCACCCGTGCCTCGGTCCTGCGCGACTTCCGCGCCGTCGACATGCCGGGCGTCACCAAGCAGATCAAGTTCGACAGCCACGGCGAGGTCGCGGGCTCGACGGTGTACGTGTACGAGGTCCGGGACGGCAAGCGGGTCGTTCTCGGCCCGACGACCGCCCTGCTCAAGCCGTGA